A part of Williamwhitmania taraxaci genomic DNA contains:
- the recA gene encoding recombinase RecA has product MKALQATLDKIEKEFGKGTIMRMGDKAISEVPTISSGSIALDIALGIGGYPRGRIVEIYGPESSGKTTLAIHAIAEAQKAGGIAAIIDAEHAFDRSYAEKLGVNLDNLFISQPDNGEQALEITDHLIRSGAIDIIVIDSVAALTPKAEIEGEMGESKMGLQARLMSQALRKLTGNISKTNTCCIFINQLREKIGIMFGNPETTTGGNALKFYASVRVDIRRAAQLKEGEESTGNHVRVKIIKNKMAPPFRKAEFDIMYGEGISKVGEVIDLGVELNIIKKAGSWFSYGETRLGQGRDGVKNLLLDNPELSNELEAKIRAALKEAAL; this is encoded by the coding sequence ATTTCGGAAGTTCCCACCATTTCGTCGGGATCCATTGCCTTGGATATTGCCCTTGGGATTGGCGGTTACCCGCGCGGCCGAATTGTAGAGATCTACGGGCCGGAATCGTCGGGTAAGACCACCCTCGCCATTCACGCCATTGCCGAAGCGCAAAAAGCAGGCGGTATCGCTGCCATCATCGATGCAGAGCATGCCTTCGACCGCAGCTATGCCGAGAAGTTGGGCGTTAACCTGGACAACCTCTTTATTTCTCAACCCGACAACGGTGAGCAAGCGCTCGAAATTACCGACCACCTCATTCGCTCCGGCGCCATCGATATTATTGTCATTGACTCCGTGGCCGCGCTTACCCCCAAAGCCGAAATTGAAGGCGAGATGGGTGAATCAAAAATGGGTCTTCAGGCCAGGCTTATGTCGCAAGCGCTGCGTAAGCTCACCGGAAACATTAGCAAGACGAATACCTGCTGTATTTTCATCAACCAGCTGCGAGAAAAAATCGGGATAATGTTTGGTAACCCCGAAACTACTACTGGCGGTAACGCACTAAAGTTCTACGCCTCTGTTCGCGTGGACATACGCCGTGCTGCCCAGCTGAAGGAAGGCGAAGAGAGCACCGGAAACCACGTAAGGGTAAAAATTATTAAGAACAAAATGGCTCCCCCATTCCGTAAGGCCGAATTTGATATTATGTATGGCGAGGGAATTTCCAAGGTAGGTGAGGTAATCGACCTTGGTGTGGAGCTCAACATTATTAAGAAAGCAGGATCATGGTTTAGCTACGGCGAAACCCGCCTTGGACAAGGCCGTGATGGGGTAAAAAACCTACTGCTCGACAATCCCGAACTAAGCAACGAGCTGGAGGCAAAGATTAGAGCTGCCCTTAAGGAAGCTGCGTTGTAA